A single Leptospira barantonii DNA region contains:
- a CDS encoding class I SAM-dependent methyltransferase has translation MYPKLELIPHPQFPEQYQICKRTGVCFYKPAKSREYKDSYFLEEYKNQYQKTYYEDETSLRALAQKRLGILRRFHDPKDASLFELGSAAGFFLDEARKSGYQVTGLEISPAEVEYSRNTLGLDVHCVSFLEENLLKDRSFDVVSAFFVVEHFPDADFVFEKLTDLVKPGGFLFLGLPSLYGPTFQTNPEEWFRTHPSDHFWDYSPDSLKKMLKGYGFKTEYKKPMSYHPSRDRGWRGKILSHRLFARLSDLTCYGDTFHLIAQKRHT, from the coding sequence ATGTATCCAAAACTCGAGCTCATTCCTCATCCGCAGTTTCCCGAACAGTATCAGATCTGCAAACGAACCGGCGTGTGTTTTTACAAACCCGCCAAATCTCGGGAATACAAGGATTCTTATTTCTTAGAAGAATATAAAAACCAATATCAAAAGACCTACTACGAAGACGAAACCTCTCTCAGAGCCTTGGCTCAAAAACGACTCGGAATTTTACGCAGGTTTCACGATCCAAAAGACGCGTCCTTGTTCGAGTTGGGTTCGGCCGCGGGATTCTTTTTGGACGAGGCTCGAAAATCGGGTTATCAAGTGACCGGTTTGGAGATTTCTCCGGCCGAGGTGGAATATTCTCGGAATACCTTGGGGCTCGACGTTCATTGTGTTTCCTTTTTGGAGGAGAATCTTCTGAAAGATCGATCCTTCGACGTAGTCTCGGCCTTCTTCGTGGTCGAACATTTTCCGGACGCGGACTTCGTATTTGAAAAGTTAACCGATCTTGTCAAACCCGGGGGATTTTTATTCTTAGGTTTGCCTTCTTTGTACGGTCCCACCTTTCAAACAAATCCGGAAGAATGGTTTCGCACACACCCGTCGGACCATTTTTGGGATTACAGCCCAGACTCCCTGAAAAAAATGTTGAAAGGATACGGTTTTAAGACTGAGTATAAGAAACCGATGTCCTACCACCCGTCCCGAGATCGGGGTTGGAGAGGTAAAATCCTGAGTCACCGCCTTTTCGCACGTCTCTCAGACCTCACCTGTTACGGTGATACATTCCACTTAATCGCTCAGAAGCGGCACACATGA
- a CDS encoding RidA family protein, whose protein sequence is MSVQNKIESLGYKLPPAPQAIAAYIPANRSGNLVFTSGQLPLKDGQLMLTGKLGEGLSVDDVKEAMIQANLNAIAAASAVCGGPDKIVRIVKIGVFVACSPNFSEHHLVANHGSNFLLSVFGEEGRHARFAVGTPSLPLNAPIEVEVTFQVTDAP, encoded by the coding sequence ATGAGCGTCCAAAACAAAATCGAATCCTTAGGTTACAAACTTCCTCCCGCTCCTCAAGCGATCGCGGCGTATATTCCCGCAAACCGATCCGGAAACTTAGTATTCACTTCCGGTCAACTTCCTCTCAAAGACGGACAACTGATGCTCACCGGTAAATTGGGCGAAGGCCTTTCCGTGGACGACGTCAAAGAGGCGATGATCCAAGCCAACTTGAACGCGATCGCGGCGGCTTCCGCGGTTTGCGGCGGTCCCGATAAGATCGTAAGAATCGTCAAGATCGGAGTTTTTGTGGCCTGTTCTCCGAACTTCAGCGAACATCATCTTGTGGCGAATCACGGAAGCAATTTTCTTCTTTCCGTTTTCGGCGAAGAAGGACGTCATGCGCGCTTTGCCGTGGGAACTCCTTCTCTTCCTTTGAACGCTCCCATAGAAGTGGAAGTCACATTTCAGGTTACAGATGCTCCGTAA
- a CDS encoding LIC_10740 family protein, with protein sequence MNWQKIRESAIAIRDAAWEAIKATGEKINQGYLWLFRTATEDGVSRKTLFLTYAWIGVVLFFTSFILAGNSPFVTLVPFSLYEVGNRDPRTTITIYGSDGERQVFPVQRKVLLEDEEYRHKTMTLIGEISESSYFDKTLESGKGEHYKNLKRLPEIQYAVKAIWKNGGVLILDFRKSTLQEILSGMKFRIDYTYVQQNMKEEDKQKEIARKKMALLDSTFLALEKTVFENFSDVQSLEYRLDGLSERIPGMEYSLDSTHKRN encoded by the coding sequence ATGAATTGGCAAAAAATTAGGGAATCTGCAATCGCGATCAGAGACGCGGCATGGGAAGCGATCAAGGCTACAGGCGAAAAAATCAATCAAGGATATCTTTGGCTTTTCCGCACGGCAACCGAAGACGGGGTTTCTCGTAAGACCTTGTTCTTAACGTATGCTTGGATCGGAGTCGTTTTATTTTTTACTTCATTCATTCTCGCGGGTAACAGTCCATTCGTTACGCTTGTTCCATTCTCCCTTTACGAAGTCGGAAACAGGGACCCGAGAACTACGATCACCATCTACGGATCGGACGGAGAACGTCAGGTTTTTCCGGTTCAAAGAAAAGTCCTTCTCGAAGACGAAGAATACCGTCACAAGACGATGACCCTGATCGGAGAGATCAGCGAATCCTCCTATTTCGATAAGACCCTCGAAAGCGGTAAGGGAGAACATTATAAAAATCTAAAGCGTCTTCCCGAAATTCAATACGCGGTTAAGGCGATCTGGAAAAACGGGGGAGTTCTCATCCTGGATTTCAGAAAGTCCACTCTTCAGGAAATTCTTTCCGGAATGAAGTTTAGAATCGATTATACATACGTTCAACAGAACATGAAAGAGGAAGACAAACAAAAGGAAATCGCCCGTAAGAAGATGGCGCTTTTGGATTCCACCTTTCTCGCTCTGGAAAAGACCGTTTTTGAGAATTTCTCCGATGTTCAAAGCCTGGAATATAGGCTGGACGGATTATCGGAACGTATTCCCGGAATGGAATATTCTCTCGATTCGACCCATAAAAGGAACTGA
- a CDS encoding metal-sulfur cluster assembly factor — protein MLEAPTNLLEEQIYEEVKKVEDPEIGISIAELGLIYRIKVEDGKAKIDMTYTSMACPAGPQMKQQVKDHALRVEGISDAEVEIVWVPKWDPREMASEDAKMDLGIFD, from the coding sequence ATGTTAGAAGCTCCCACAAACCTTTTGGAAGAACAGATCTACGAAGAAGTAAAAAAAGTGGAAGATCCCGAAATCGGAATCTCCATCGCCGAACTCGGACTCATCTATAGAATCAAGGTCGAAGACGGAAAAGCCAAGATCGATATGACCTATACGTCCATGGCCTGTCCCGCAGGACCTCAAATGAAACAACAGGTTAAGGATCACGCGCTTCGTGTGGAAGGAATTTCGGACGCGGAAGTTGAAATCGTCTGGGTTCCGAAATGGGATCCGAGAGAAATGGCGTCGGAAGATGCGAAGATGGACCTCGGAATCTTCGATTGA
- a CDS encoding DEAD/DEAH box helicase has translation MKFEELSIHPKLLSAIQEIGYTELTPIQERSIPHGLEGKDITGLAQTGTGKTVAFLVPVIHTILTKEIQGVSALVLAPTRELTMQIAEEAKKLLKHSNGVRAVPIIGGTDYKSQNKDLEGLNGIIVATPGRLIDMIKSGSIDISNVEFFVLDEADRMLDMGFIQDIRWLLHKCKNRKQTLLFSATLSVEVMRLAYRFLNEPVEIQINPEKIITERIDQKIVHLGREEKIPYMTNLIVNSKEEGQGIIFTNYKANIPKIVHTLRKYGIPVTGISSELDQKKRLRLLRDFKSGKYRYMVATDVASRGIDVENIDIVYNYDLPQDTENYVHRIGRTARAGRMGKAIGFCSESDYVELEKIEKYLKQKIDVLEVQEEYIQFPAGDFQAFVGGDSYDREKETHFKQNGRRPHDRGDRGPHKHDRDRRGDKRHASHTQSHSPARDGQKKKPAAAIQEAEFFLQKADSVLSAEPKGNKQGNKNQHRFQGNKDKQRQPQGGGQQQSGGNQQRNQQNRDRNQNRNQQSNKQYDKSKRNLFDINDSTREDSKKKKGSVWQKIKSIFGG, from the coding sequence ATGAAATTCGAAGAACTATCCATACATCCAAAGTTACTTTCAGCCATTCAAGAAATCGGATATACCGAACTCACACCGATCCAAGAAAGATCGATCCCTCACGGATTGGAAGGCAAGGACATCACGGGACTTGCACAAACCGGAACTGGAAAGACGGTCGCATTTTTGGTCCCGGTCATTCACACCATTCTTACCAAAGAAATACAAGGTGTGTCCGCGTTGGTCCTCGCTCCTACGAGAGAACTCACGATGCAGATCGCGGAAGAAGCCAAAAAACTTCTGAAACATTCCAACGGGGTTCGTGCGGTTCCGATCATCGGCGGAACGGATTACAAATCACAGAACAAGGACCTCGAAGGTCTAAACGGAATCATCGTTGCGACTCCGGGAAGATTGATCGACATGATCAAGTCCGGTTCCATCGACATATCGAACGTGGAGTTCTTCGTGTTGGACGAAGCCGATCGCATGTTGGACATGGGATTCATCCAAGACATTCGTTGGCTCCTTCATAAATGTAAGAATCGAAAACAGACTCTATTGTTCTCCGCGACCTTGTCCGTGGAAGTGATGCGACTCGCGTATCGATTCTTAAACGAGCCGGTCGAAATCCAGATCAATCCAGAAAAGATCATCACCGAAAGAATCGATCAGAAGATCGTTCACTTGGGAAGAGAGGAAAAAATTCCTTATATGACGAACCTGATCGTAAACTCGAAAGAGGAAGGTCAGGGAATCATATTCACGAATTATAAAGCGAATATTCCGAAGATCGTTCATACTCTTCGTAAATACGGGATTCCGGTAACAGGAATCTCTTCCGAGTTGGATCAGAAAAAAAGACTCAGACTTCTGCGCGATTTTAAATCCGGCAAATACCGCTACATGGTAGCGACCGACGTCGCTTCCCGCGGGATCGACGTGGAAAACATCGACATCGTTTACAACTACGATCTTCCTCAAGACACGGAGAACTACGTTCATAGAATCGGCCGTACAGCAAGAGCGGGAAGAATGGGGAAGGCGATCGGGTTTTGTTCCGAGTCCGATTACGTGGAACTCGAAAAGATCGAAAAATATCTAAAACAAAAGATCGACGTTCTCGAAGTTCAGGAAGAATACATTCAATTTCCTGCAGGTGATTTTCAAGCGTTTGTCGGCGGCGATTCCTACGATCGTGAAAAGGAAACCCACTTCAAACAAAACGGAAGACGTCCTCACGATCGGGGAGATCGCGGTCCTCACAAACACGATCGTGACAGAAGAGGCGACAAGCGTCACGCAAGTCATACACAATCGCATTCTCCAGCGAGAGACGGTCAGAAGAAAAAACCGGCGGCCGCGATTCAAGAAGCGGAATTCTTTTTGCAGAAAGCCGATTCCGTTTTATCCGCGGAACCGAAAGGCAACAAACAAGGCAATAAGAACCAGCATAGATTTCAAGGTAACAAGGACAAACAACGTCAACCTCAAGGCGGCGGTCAACAACAGAGCGGCGGAAATCAGCAACGCAATCAACAGAACCGCGACCGCAATCAGAACAGAAACCAACAGTCGAACAAACAATACGATAAGAGCAAACGGAATCTGTTCGATATCAACGATTCCACAAGAGAAGATTCCAAAAAGAAAAAAGGTTCGGTTTGGCAAAAAATCAAATCTATCTTTGGGGGCTGA
- a CDS encoding VOC family protein, whose amino-acid sequence MKVLLTGIFVNDPIKAFRFYTEILGFKEKAFVPDANLAIVISSEDPEGTSLILEPNTSPVAKSYQEGLYHSNIPAIVFGVKDIRQEYERLKKLGVVFIKEPTKSAVGTETVFDDNFGNLIQLYQLD is encoded by the coding sequence ATGAAAGTTTTACTTACTGGCATATTCGTGAACGATCCGATCAAAGCGTTTCGGTTTTATACGGAAATTCTCGGGTTTAAAGAAAAGGCGTTTGTTCCCGACGCGAATTTGGCGATCGTAATCTCGTCGGAAGATCCCGAAGGAACGAGTTTGATTCTCGAGCCGAACACTTCTCCGGTCGCGAAGTCGTATCAAGAAGGTCTTTATCATTCCAATATTCCGGCGATCGTGTTCGGAGTGAAGGACATCCGTCAGGAATACGAACGTCTGAAAAAACTCGGCGTGGTTTTTATCAAAGAACCCACGAAGTCCGCGGTGGGAACCGAAACCGTTTTCGACGATAACTTCGGAAATCTAATTCAGTTGTATCAACTCGACTGA
- a CDS encoding BPSS1187 family protein, producing the protein MKKLYYKKRILSSLLIVSLFATCSRIQKKEDSDSDLILGLGLLSILGCTQYQNAPRVDTLDGLTRIFALPSFTFPCVAKYNDPHLIFVPASSPKNILAVFLPGSGGTPIGVSKIIEEGAARGYHSIGLMYPNGEPINVLCNGAGSSPVCFGNAREEIITGVDKSNVVSVDTNNSIDGRLLKLLQYLVLKRPNDGWGQFLNGDSVIWSKVYFGGHSQGSGHAAYQGKIKTLGRVSIYSGVSDYHIASATPATWLTSSGLTAPNLFYGLIHVGDGVANISGNSNQVTDTWLNAFGMNGALTDADSGTAPFGGTQRLTTNRCSGQDDNSKHNCTMLTTQQAAWDYISFP; encoded by the coding sequence TTGAAAAAACTATATTACAAAAAAAGAATTCTTTCATCCCTTCTGATTGTGAGCTTGTTCGCGACCTGTTCGCGAATTCAAAAAAAAGAGGATTCCGACTCGGATCTTATTCTCGGCTTGGGGCTCTTGAGTATATTAGGATGTACTCAATATCAAAATGCGCCGAGGGTGGATACCTTGGACGGTTTGACGAGAATTTTCGCGCTTCCGAGTTTTACGTTTCCCTGTGTCGCGAAATACAACGACCCGCATCTGATCTTTGTTCCCGCTTCTTCTCCTAAAAACATTCTCGCGGTTTTTTTGCCCGGTTCGGGTGGAACTCCGATCGGAGTTTCCAAGATCATCGAAGAAGGTGCGGCCCGAGGGTATCACAGTATCGGTCTTATGTATCCGAACGGTGAACCCATCAATGTTCTTTGTAACGGCGCGGGAAGTTCTCCGGTTTGTTTCGGAAACGCAAGGGAAGAAATCATCACCGGAGTCGACAAATCCAACGTAGTCTCCGTGGATACGAACAACTCGATAGACGGTCGTCTTTTGAAACTTCTACAGTATCTCGTGTTAAAACGACCGAACGACGGATGGGGACAATTTTTAAACGGAGATTCCGTAATCTGGAGCAAGGTTTATTTCGGAGGACATTCTCAGGGAAGCGGACACGCCGCGTATCAGGGAAAGATCAAAACTCTCGGAAGAGTTTCCATATACAGCGGGGTTTCGGATTATCATATCGCAAGCGCGACGCCCGCGACTTGGTTGACGTCCTCCGGTTTAACCGCTCCGAACTTATTCTACGGATTGATTCACGTAGGCGACGGCGTTGCGAACATCTCCGGAAATTCGAATCAGGTTACGGATACTTGGCTGAACGCTTTCGGAATGAACGGCGCCTTAACGGACGCAGATTCGGGAACCGCACCTTTCGGCGGAACACAAAGGCTGACTACCAATCGATGTTCCGGTCAGGACGATAATTCCAAACACAACTGCACGATGTTAACCACACAACAGGCGGCTTGGGATTATATTAGTTTTCCATAA
- a CDS encoding N-acetylmuramoyl-L-alanine amidase family protein, producing MAKNQIYLWGLILFSLNTWELGAKVAIPTQSSERYVRFEDVQKEFPSLKSSFNPATFVGVIQHPSGEIRFRVGSSFYTFNQSIEKISVPVLYKEKDFLIPPEIVEALFVQLMSEDVRYEYKENVLEFDVLPNAEKLGIKTVLIDAGHGGKDPGTASNDGTNEKVVALQVAKILKKFFEKVYPSINVVLTRPDDNFVELDRRSEIANRELKKNGSSLFISLHCNSSINEDVNGFEIYYLSQTASTESARETALLENRILKPKGTSAVKKIQAGMMSSLIQRRSRILARSIESEMKKKLQPQILSRGVKKADFSVLRGSLMPAILVEMGYLSHEKESKLLESKSLQVKIAKSIVEGIRGYELAKN from the coding sequence TTGGCAAAAAATCAAATCTATCTTTGGGGGCTGATCCTATTCTCCCTAAATACGTGGGAACTCGGCGCGAAAGTCGCCATTCCCACTCAGTCGTCCGAACGTTATGTGCGCTTTGAGGACGTTCAAAAAGAATTTCCTTCCTTAAAATCTTCCTTCAATCCTGCGACATTCGTCGGGGTCATTCAACATCCTTCCGGTGAAATCCGCTTTCGGGTCGGTTCCTCTTTTTATACGTTCAACCAAAGTATAGAAAAAATTTCCGTTCCCGTTCTTTATAAGGAAAAGGACTTTTTGATTCCTCCCGAAATCGTGGAGGCGCTTTTCGTTCAACTCATGTCCGAGGACGTAAGATACGAATATAAGGAAAACGTGTTGGAGTTCGATGTTCTTCCGAACGCGGAAAAACTCGGAATCAAAACCGTTCTCATCGACGCGGGTCACGGAGGAAAAGATCCGGGAACCGCTTCGAACGACGGAACAAACGAGAAGGTCGTGGCTCTTCAAGTGGCTAAGATTCTCAAAAAATTCTTTGAAAAGGTTTATCCTTCGATCAATGTCGTATTAACAAGACCGGATGATAACTTCGTGGAGCTTGATCGCAGATCGGAGATCGCCAACCGGGAACTCAAGAAGAACGGAAGTTCCTTGTTCATCAGTCTTCACTGCAATTCTTCCATCAACGAGGACGTAAACGGCTTCGAGATCTATTATCTTTCCCAAACGGCTTCCACCGAATCGGCTCGAGAAACCGCACTTCTGGAAAACAGAATTCTCAAGCCCAAGGGAACCTCGGCGGTCAAAAAGATCCAGGCGGGAATGATGTCCTCTCTCATTCAAAGAAGAAGCAGAATCTTGGCTCGATCGATCGAATCGGAGATGAAAAAAAAGCTCCAACCTCAGATCCTGTCCAGGGGAGTGAAAAAGGCGGATTTTTCGGTCCTCAGAGGAAGTCTCATGCCCGCGATTCTCGTGGAGATGGGTTATCTTTCTCATGAAAAAGAATCCAAACTTTTGGAAAGCAAGAGTTTACAAGTTAAGATAGCGAAAAGCATCGTAGAAGGAATCCGGGGTTATGAATTGGCAAAAAATTAG